In Dermacentor variabilis isolate Ectoservices chromosome 11, ASM5094787v1, whole genome shotgun sequence, one genomic interval encodes:
- the LOC142564360 gene encoding uncharacterized protein LOC142564360 codes for MKKQAYAALILAALFTISRAQHFDFRTYNVQMFMNTTSRIWTYETTQNTSFVCKVDDMVNITEDYVFFNRSYWSSNWTTVTLEGTFSKEDLSTMFVGGIGIGPDHSETLEFASGNYTCGVFYVKLSGGNLAWRELRFKDVNETGKPHEQCMQYFNGTRQTGYVIYNDTCKNLQ; via the exons ATGAAGAAGCAAGCTTATGCAGCACTGATTTTGGCGGCCTTATTCACTATTTCCAGAGCACAGCACTTTGATTTCCGCACCTATAATGTGCAAATG TTTATGAACACAACCTCGCGAATATGGACGTATGAGACTACTcaaaacacaagtttcgtttgcAAAGTGGATGACATGGTTAATATAACTGAAGACTACGTGTTCTTCAACAGATCTTACTGGAGCTCAAATTG GACAACGGTAACGCTGGAAGGAACGTTCAGTAAAGAGGACCTCAGCACGATGTTTGTCGGTGGCATAG GTATCGGGCCTGACCACAGCGAGACCTTGGAATTTGCGAGCGGCAACTACACGTGTGGTGTTTTTTACGTGAAACTGTCTGGTG GTAACCTCGCCTGGCGTGAACTCAGGTTCAAGGATGTCAACGAAACCGGAAAACCACATGAGCAGTGCATGCAGTATTTCAACGGTACAAGGCAAACAGGATATGTAATTTACAATGATACGTGCAAAAATTTGCAGTAA